From the genome of Bactrocera oleae isolate idBacOlea1 chromosome 2, idBacOlea1, whole genome shotgun sequence, one region includes:
- the LOC106619592 gene encoding ADP-ribosylation factor-like protein 6-interacting protein 4, with amino-acid sequence MGKTKKREKKSKKHKHKHSKSKRKHKKVKKEFEDTAVSHPENNVKNDESGFEIPVELMNTKSHTPVTPKEHQKRQSEMRRVVDPSTGRVRLIRGESEVMEEIVSKERHAKINSLATQTDGLIFQKHTIGTIKKP; translated from the coding sequence ATGGGAAAAACTAAGAAACGAgagaaaaaatctaaaaaacataaacataaacacAGTAAAAGTAAGcggaaacataaaaaagttaaaaaggaATTTGAAGACACAGCAGTCAGCCATCCAGAAAACAATGTTAAAAATGATGAAAGTGGCTTTGAAATACCGGTAGAACTTATGAATACAAAGTCTCATACACCTGTCACACCAAAGGAGCATCAAAAGCGTCAAAGTGAAATGCGTCGTGTTGTTGACCCAAGTACAGGACGAGTTCGTCTTATCAGAGGGGAATCAGAAGTAATGGAAGAAATTGTGAGCAAGGAGCGACATGCTAAAATTAATAGTTTAGCAACACAAACTGAtggattaatttttcaaaaacataccATTGGTACAATAAAAAAACcgtaa
- the Rox8 gene encoding nucleolysin TIAR isoform X1, with protein MYMMDESQPKTLYVGNLDGSVSEDLLIALFSQMGPVKNCKIIREPGNDPYAFIEYSTYQAATTALTAMNKRLFLDKEIKVNWATSPGNQPKTDISSHHHIFVGDLSPEIETETLREAFAPFGEISNCRIVRDPQTMKSKGYAFVSFVKKAEAENAIQAMNGQWIGSRSIRTNWSTRKLAPPRESTKSGSGMGMKGNVRHTFEEVYNQSSPTNTTVYCGGFPPNVISDEVMHKHFIQFGPIQDVRVFKDKGYAFIKFVTKESAARAIEHTHNSEVHGNQVKCFWGKENGGEHSMNNVAAASAGVAAAAAAAAAAAGTIISPGVPTTPQQAAAAAVVANAAAAGAGIPAQMMTQQQLAAAAQYPYAAAYQQMGYWYPPTLFTPLQGYPAAQMQTQYMQQGYYPYAYASAQQPGAAGYRMVQQNVAWGVPGTVVPSVTAAAATAAAAANGSLAPQMMYSAAMPQYQGQ; from the exons atgtatatgaTGGACGAGTCTCAACCAAAAACGTTGTACGTTGGCAACTTAGACGGTTCAGTTTCAGAAGATTTACTAATCGCATTATTCAGTCAAATGGGTCCCGTCAAAAACTGCAAAATAATAAGAGAACCCGGCAATGATCCATATGCATTCATTGAATACTCAACTTATCAGGCGGCAACTACTGCACTAACTGCAATGAATAAGCGTTTATTTCTTGATAAAGAAATAAAG GTGAACTGGGCTACTAGTCCTGGGAACCAGCCAAAAACAGATATTAGTTCACATCATCATATATTTGTTGGTGATCTCAGTCCAGAAATCGAAACAGAGACATTACGTGAAGCTTTTGCGCCTTTTGGCGAAATATCGAATTGCCGAATCGTAAGAGATCCCCAAACAATGAAGTCGAAAGGGTACGCTTTTGTTTCATTTGTAAAGAAAGCAGAGGCGGAAAATGCGATACAAGCAATGAATGGTCAATGGATTGGCTCGCGATCGATTCGAACAAATTGGTCAACACGAAAATTGGCCCCACCTCGTGAATCTACCAAATCTGGTAGTGGAATGGGCATGAAGGGAAATGTAAGACATACCTTTGAGGAGGTATACAATCAATCGAGTCCAACCAATACCACCGTTTATTGTGGAGGTTTTCCACCTAATGTAATTAGTGACGAAGTTATGCACAAGCATTTCATTCAGTTCGGACCTATACAGGATGTGCGCGTTTTCAAAGATAAAGGCTACGCTTTTATCAAGTTTGTTACAAAAGAATCAGCCGCACGCGCAATCGAGCACACTCACAATTCGGAAGTGCACGGTAATCAAGTCAAATGCTTTTGGGGCAAAGAAAACGGTGGCGAACACTCAATGAACAATGTGGCGGCAGCGTCCGCGGGCGTAGCAGCtgcggcagcagcagcggccGCTGCCGCCGGCACTATTATATCGCCTGGAGTACCGACCACACCACAACAAGCAGCAGCGGCCGCTGTCGTAGCTAACGCTGCTGCGGCTGGTGCAGGAATACCTGCACAAATGATGACACAACAGCAGCTAGCTGCCGCTGCACAGTATCCATATGCAGCAGCCTACCAACAAATGGGTTATTGGTACCCACCTACa TTGTTTACACCGTTACAGGGCTATCCGGCCGCTCAAATGCAAACGCAATATATGCAACAAGGATACTATCCATATGCCTATGCTAGTGCTCAACAACCCGGAG cTGCGGGTTACCGCATGGTACAACAGAATGTGGCATGGGGTGTACCAGGCACAGTTGTGCCGAGCGTAACAGCAGCGGCTGCCACAGCTGCAGCTGCAGCAAATGGCTCACTGGCTCCGCAAATGATGTATAGCGCTGCCATGCCTCAGTACCAGGGCCAATGA
- the Rox8 gene encoding nucleolysin TIAR isoform X2, whose product MYMMDESQPKTLYVGNLDGSVSEDLLIALFSQMGPVKNCKIIREPGNDPYAFIEYSTYQAATTALTAMNKRLFLDKEIKVNWATSPGNQPKTDISSHHHIFVGDLSPEIETETLREAFAPFGEISNCRIVRDPQTMKSKGYAFVSFVKKAEAENAIQAMNGQWIGSRSIRTNWSTRKLAPPRESTKSGSGMGMKGNVRHTFEEVYNQSSPTNTTVYCGGFPPNVISDEVMHKHFIQFGPIQDVRVFKDKGYAFIKFVTKESAARAIEHTHNSEVHGNQVKCFWGKENGGEHSMNNVAAASAGVAAAAAAAAAAAGTIISPGVPTTPQQAAAAAVVANAAAAGAGIPAQMMTQQQLAAAAQYPYAAAYQQMGYWYPPTGYPAAQMQTQYMQQGYYPYAYASAQQPGAAGYRMVQQNVAWGVPGTVVPSVTAAAATAAAAANGSLAPQMMYSAAMPQYQGQ is encoded by the exons atgtatatgaTGGACGAGTCTCAACCAAAAACGTTGTACGTTGGCAACTTAGACGGTTCAGTTTCAGAAGATTTACTAATCGCATTATTCAGTCAAATGGGTCCCGTCAAAAACTGCAAAATAATAAGAGAACCCGGCAATGATCCATATGCATTCATTGAATACTCAACTTATCAGGCGGCAACTACTGCACTAACTGCAATGAATAAGCGTTTATTTCTTGATAAAGAAATAAAG GTGAACTGGGCTACTAGTCCTGGGAACCAGCCAAAAACAGATATTAGTTCACATCATCATATATTTGTTGGTGATCTCAGTCCAGAAATCGAAACAGAGACATTACGTGAAGCTTTTGCGCCTTTTGGCGAAATATCGAATTGCCGAATCGTAAGAGATCCCCAAACAATGAAGTCGAAAGGGTACGCTTTTGTTTCATTTGTAAAGAAAGCAGAGGCGGAAAATGCGATACAAGCAATGAATGGTCAATGGATTGGCTCGCGATCGATTCGAACAAATTGGTCAACACGAAAATTGGCCCCACCTCGTGAATCTACCAAATCTGGTAGTGGAATGGGCATGAAGGGAAATGTAAGACATACCTTTGAGGAGGTATACAATCAATCGAGTCCAACCAATACCACCGTTTATTGTGGAGGTTTTCCACCTAATGTAATTAGTGACGAAGTTATGCACAAGCATTTCATTCAGTTCGGACCTATACAGGATGTGCGCGTTTTCAAAGATAAAGGCTACGCTTTTATCAAGTTTGTTACAAAAGAATCAGCCGCACGCGCAATCGAGCACACTCACAATTCGGAAGTGCACGGTAATCAAGTCAAATGCTTTTGGGGCAAAGAAAACGGTGGCGAACACTCAATGAACAATGTGGCGGCAGCGTCCGCGGGCGTAGCAGCtgcggcagcagcagcggccGCTGCCGCCGGCACTATTATATCGCCTGGAGTACCGACCACACCACAACAAGCAGCAGCGGCCGCTGTCGTAGCTAACGCTGCTGCGGCTGGTGCAGGAATACCTGCACAAATGATGACACAACAGCAGCTAGCTGCCGCTGCACAGTATCCATATGCAGCAGCCTACCAACAAATGGGTTATTGGTACCCACCTACa GGCTATCCGGCCGCTCAAATGCAAACGCAATATATGCAACAAGGATACTATCCATATGCCTATGCTAGTGCTCAACAACCCGGAG cTGCGGGTTACCGCATGGTACAACAGAATGTGGCATGGGGTGTACCAGGCACAGTTGTGCCGAGCGTAACAGCAGCGGCTGCCACAGCTGCAGCTGCAGCAAATGGCTCACTGGCTCCGCAAATGATGTATAGCGCTGCCATGCCTCAGTACCAGGGCCAATGA